The following is a genomic window from Polyodon spathula isolate WHYD16114869_AA unplaced genomic scaffold, ASM1765450v1 scaffolds_1994, whole genome shotgun sequence.
GAAAAACATAAACGCTTTGAAAGTCTTAgcatcaaatttaaaattaagtaGAAATCAGATCCTATTGAAGAAACAGCAGATCAATGATGCAGACTTTGTGTCAAAACTGCGCTTAACTATGAATAAAATCATGGAAAACTGTCAACAAAAAATGACTATTGAAGATGTGTCTGCTGTAGCACATGAATTGGGGATCTCTGTAGATGAAGACTGCACTGAATGTCAGAACGCTAAGAGAAATGCTGCAGAAATCACATCTAGCATCAACGATGTGGTGCGATATAAAGAGGATCAGCTGCCATTGCAAGGGAAGCTTTGGAAGGAGCTGGCTAAAATAGAAAAGGAGCAGTGCAGACTACGGAAGGCAGGAGACCAGCCTATTGAAAAGTATAAGAATAAACTGCAAGAAGAAATACAGAAACTGAGACAACAACAAATGAGTTATGATTTGTCTGAAGCAATGCAGTGTTTCATCTCTGCCATATCCACTGAAAGCAAACAAGAACGATCCTATTTTCTAAAGTGGATGAGAATGAACTTGGATGTTAAGGCACGAAAAAAGCTTTCTGGTCTTCGTGAAGAATACAAAGAAAAGAGTTGCAAGTTGTCAGAGAACAAAGACATAATTGCAGACCTGGATCAACAAATATCAAACAGCTCTTTAGGAATTGAGCATTTCATGCGTGAAATGGGGCAGCTTTATGAAGCTGCATGCTACCATACTGACTATAAGAAATATTGTAAGCAGTTTGAACATCTTCCCAGTTTGGGGGCAGGTCTGTTGTTGGATGGCTTCCCCCTTGAGCTGGTGGATGGAGATGCATCAAATATCCCTGTAAGGTGGGTGACCAATGTTCTAACAAAGCTCCATGAGAAAGTCCAACATAAGAGCAGGGTGCTGGTTGTAACAGTGCTGGGAGTCCAAAGCACTGGAAAGTCTACCCTCCTCAACACAATGTTTGGGGTTCAGTTTGCAGTTAGCAGTGGTAGATGCACGAGAGGAGCCTTCATGCTGTTAATCAGAGTCAAAGAGGATCTTAGAGAAGAGCTAAACTGTGATTTTATCTTGGTAATTGACACTGAAGGTCTAAAATCTCCAGAGTTGGCACAACTAGAAGACAGCTATGAACATGACAATGAGCTTGCAACACTGGTCGTTGGATTGAGTGATGTCACCATAATAAACATTGCAATGGAGAACTCCACAGAGATGAAGGATATCCTACAGATCGTGGTGCACGCCTTTCTTAGAATGAAGGAAGTGGGGAAGAAACCAAACTGTCACTTTGTGCACCAGAATGTGGGGGACGTGTCTGCTCATGACAAAAACATGCGGGACAGGAAAATGCTTTTAGAACAGCTGAATGAGATGACACAGGCAGCTTCCAGAATGGAGAAGAAGGGACCCAACAGAAAATTCACTGATATAATGGAGTATGATGCAGAGAACAATAACTGGTACATCCCGGGCCTGTGGCATGGTAACCCTCCAATGGCACCAGTGAACACCGGCTACAGTGAGACTGTGTATGAGTTCAAGAAGAGATTGATTGAGCTGTTAAAAAGCTGCAATGACCAAAAGCCTCCGGCACAAATTACAGAGTTCTTGGAATGGGTGGGAAGTTTGTGGAAAGCAGTTAAATATGAGAATTTCATCTTCAGCTTCAGAAATAGTCTAGTGGCTGAGGCTTACAGTAATCTCTGTGTTGAGTTTAATAACTGGGAATGGGACTTCCGGAAGGACATGTATACCTGGCTAGCAAATGCTGAGACAAGGATTTCTAACCTTTGCAGCTCAAACTACGACGACTTTATGGGCAGTTTAACAGCTGAGGCATCTTCCGAATTGGCAAAGCAAGAAAACAAAATTCAGGAGAAACTGGCTAATTATTACAAGAAAAAGAATGGAAATGTTCATCTAGTGGAAAAGCACAGAGAAGGCTTTGTGAACAGCATTAAAAGTCTTAGGAGAGAAATTGAAAACTCTGTGAAAAACAANNNNNNNNNNCTT
Proteins encoded in this region:
- the LOC121310266 gene encoding up-regulator of cell proliferation-like — its product is MSSEKSVPREAELQVEMKKTQVSQIVHFTENTRLVSSSERTLDATPIVPNPQDQDKPQGPADTSSVISTPLDSTVPEDPTNSPSTAPASVSPPGEIKIDSVDIDSVCLSWGRPGNMDGIPHSFYIIYASSDESDQDMTTTAPSNFTVISELRPGREYSFTVTTELENGIQSTPVSAAVCTKPSPPGQIKIESVGSDSVSLSWATPLGIDGIPHSFKITFCRSDESDQDTTTAVSNSTVISKLRPGREYSFTVTTVLENGTQSTPVSTSACTKTSLEDVLCKLGLENCFPGRITLSTVLEIGSESITDEPIQSLKKLPWCFLKRLMMVNVTARSTKCSAAETDTDSALQDLDSVLELIASNDDQESNTINPLDLITALFLCSDSFLQQEMMSKMSMCQFAVPLLLPDCSTSQCTLMLWAMRDIVKKFRPRSLADLKGFVEDSIVSTAMPMISFVRLGDCSLSKSQILNQVLSNPQQYHDVFIHRNMECANVTRRIANGLVEIGWYLPCGKNNLDIFPEPVAVANLRGDLLSFQKQFSILCQTSSAVFIFLDSIAESEYNLLSSAGNIKAQLFLVAHFPKNTEKNINALKVLASNLKLSRNQILLKKQQINDADFVSKLRLTMNKIMENCQQKMTIEDVSAVAHELGISVDEDCTECQNAKRNAAEITSSINDVVRYKEDQLPLQGKLWKELAKIEKEQCRLRKAGDQPIEKYKNKLQEEIQKLRQQQMSYDLSEAMQCFISAISTESKQERSYFLKWMRMNLDVKARKKLSGLREEYKEKSCKLSENKDIIADLDQQISNSSLGIEHFMREMGQLYEAACYHTDYKKYCKQFEHLPSLGAGLLLDGFPLELVDGDASNIPVRWVTNVLTKLHEKVQHKSRVLVVTVLGVQSTGKSTLLNTMFGVQFAVSSGRCTRGAFMLLIRVKEDLREELNCDFILVIDTEGLKSPELAQLEDSYEHDNELATLVVGLSDVTIINIAMENSTEMKDILQIVVHAFLRMKEVGKKPNCHFVHQNVGDVSAHDKNMRDRKMLLEQLNEMTQAASRMEKKGPNRKFTDIMEYDAENNNWYIPGLWHGNPPMAPVNTGYSETVYEFKKRLIELLKSCNDQKPPAQITEFLEWVGSLWKAVKYENFIFSFRNSLVAEAYSNLCVEFNNWEWDFRKDMYTWLANAETRISNLCSSNYDDFMGSLTAEASSELAKQENKIQEKLANYYKKKNGNVHLVEKHREGFVNSIKSLRREIENSVK